In Drosophila willistoni isolate 14030-0811.24 chromosome XR unlocalized genomic scaffold, UCI_dwil_1.1 Seg8, whole genome shotgun sequence, a single genomic region encodes these proteins:
- the LOC6645944 gene encoding pyrimidodiazepine synthase isoform X2, with protein MSSIPLKHFKKGSPKPDLPEDGVWRLFTMAFCPFVQRVRLVLDAKQIAYHKIFIDLIEKPEWYKEYSPLGKVPALQLTNLKDQPTLIESLVIAQFLDEQYPEPKLFPTDPLQNAQDKILIERFAPVVSALYPVLTCNPNAPQDALQNFEKALNVFEQELISRGTPYFGGEKIGIVDYMIWPWFERIPSLKYTTEQKYELDAKRFGQLLKWRNLVAQDEAVKQSAQDPQVHAKFQLSKLEGKPNYDIAFNN; from the exons ATGTCCAGTATTCCACTAAAACATTTCAAGAAGG GCTCTCCTAAGCCCGATCTACCTGAGGATGGCGTCTGGCGTCTCTTTACCATGGCCTTTTGTCCGTTTGTCCAGCGAGTTCGTCTCGTTCTTGATGCCAAGCAGATTGCCTATCACAAGATCTTTATCGATTTGATCGAAAAGCCGGAATGGTATAAGGAATATAGTCCTTTGGGCAAAGTGCCTGCCCTGCAATTGACCAATCTGAAGGATCAGCCTACACTTATTGAGTCCCTGGTTATAGCCCAATTTCTCGATGAGCAATACCCTGAGCCCAAGCTTTTCCCCACGGACCCTTTGCAAAACGCTCAAGATAAGATTTTGATAGAACGTTTTGCTCCAGTGGTCAGTGCATTGTATCCAGTACTCACCTGTAATCCCAATGCCCCCCAAGATGCCTTGCAGAACTTTGAAAAGGCATTGAACGTATTCGAACAGGAGTTAATTTCCAGAGGGACTCCCTATTTTGGTGGAGAAAAGATTGGCATTGTGGACTACATGATCTGGCCATGGTTCGAACGCATCCCGAGCTTGAAATACACCACAGAACAGAAATACGAACTGGATGCTAAGCGCTTTGGCCAACTG TTGAAATGGCGCAATTTGGTGGCCCAAGATGAGGCGGTCAAGCAGAGTGCTCAGGACCCGCAAGTGCATGCCAAATTCCAACTGTCTAAACTGGAGGGCAAGCCCAACTATGACATTGCTTTTAACAATTAG
- the LOC6645946 gene encoding pyrimidodiazepine synthase, with product MSKTITTEQLGKGAAKPALTDDGILRLYSMRYCPYAQRAHLVLNAKKVPYHVININLLEKPEWLIEVSALLKVPALQLVEEKDKPSLIESLVISEYVDEKYPQNPLLSKDPLKKAQDKILLERFSAITNAFMKILLQKTGLDDYWQGVDIFEEELKKRGTPFFGGEKPGYVDYMIWPWFERLAVVKYQFEDQYNFDEKRFENIGKWIALLKQDPVVQSYIASDEAHINFWKARFAAKK from the exons atgtCGAAGACCATAACAACCGAACAGTTGGGAAAAG GTGCTGCCAAGCCCGCCCTGACCGATGATGGAATCCTACGTCTGTATTCTATGCGTTATTGCCCATACGCCCAGAGGGCCCATCTAGTGCTTAATGCCAAAAAGGTGCCTTATCATGTCATTAACATTAATCTCCTGGAGAAACCCGAATGGCTGATTGAGGTGAGCGCTCTGCTTAAAGTGCCTGCCCTGCAGTTGGTCGAAGAGAAGGATAAGCCATCACTTATCGAATCGCTGGTCATCAGCGAGTATGTAGATGAGAAATATCCCCAAAATCCACTTCTATCCAAGGACCCATTGAAGAAGGCACAGGATAAGATTCTATTGGAGCGTTTTAGTGCCATTACCAATGCGTTCATGAAGATTTTGCTTCAAAAAACTGGACTCGATGATTATTGGCAAGGCGTTGATATCTTCGAGGAGGAGTTGAAGAAACGTGGAACACCATTCTTTGGCGGCGAGAAGCCTGGCTATGTGGACTATATGATTTGGCCCTGGTTCGAGCGTTTGGCCGTTGTCAAATATCAATTCGAAGATCAATACAATTTTGATGAGAAGCGCTTTGAGAATATTGGCAAATGGATCGCTCTCCTGAAGCAAGATCCGGTGGTTCAATCTTATATTGCATCTGATGAGGCTCATATCAACTTCTGGAAGGCTCGTTTCGCGGCCAAGAAGTAA
- the LOC6645906 gene encoding transcription factor Adf-1, whose amino-acid sequence MPFPPDFDILLIDLVKANPILWERESRSSPYKERRTRHTEIWKSIATSLKTDVLTCTTRWNNLRQKVRRELTKEKDGVGSDWSLLRKLRFLQQTTYSHRSSERQQSNNRQLQPPNNVSWSSRNGLQVHDEDDQLQEAMDEQQAAALPPAVIPSQTSQEANPTTGPFTMKVIKRIESLLEGLGSPNRQKAEKRILTYLCKCNLRSLNNEEIDDILL is encoded by the exons atgccATTTCCCCCGGATTTCGACATACTACTTATTGACCTGGTAAAAGCCAATCCCATCCTTTGGGAACGGGAATCTCGCAGTTCTCCCTACAAAGAGCGTCGCACTCGACACACGGAAATATGGAAAAGCATAGCAACTTCATTGAAGACAGATG TTCTAACCTGCACAACGCGTTGGAATAATTTGCGGCAAAAAGTCCGTCGTGAGCTAACCAAAGAAAAGGATGGCGTGGGGTCTGATTGGAGTCTATTGCGCAAATTGCGTTTCCTGCAGCAGACCACATACAGCCATCGCAGCAGTGAGAGACAACAGTCTAACAATAGGCAGCTTCAGCCGCCCAACAATGTGAGTTGGTCATCCCGGAATGGTTTACAAGTGCATGATGAAGATGATCAACTGCAGGAGGCCATGGATGAACAACAGGCAGCAGCATTACCACCTGCTGTTATACCCAGTCAGACAAGTCAGGAGGCTAATCCAACCACTGGTCCATTTACCATGAAGGTGATAAAGAGGATTGAGTCTCTCTTGGAGGGATTGGGTTCACCCAATCGTCAAAAGGCAGAGAAACGTATTTTGACCTATCTATGCAAATGTAATTTGCGCTCCCTAAATAATGAAGAAATCGATGATATACTCCTTTAA
- the LOC6645908 gene encoding zinc finger CCCH domain-containing protein 3, with protein MLPHLNAEESLPPSTRKVYINPNFHSQQVARAAFSLQGHITHSHQFQNHIPPPISALSQPPAIHVNPHFLQRQHAMFEHYQMQQMQQMQLQQVPVPVMPYYPPIAAEPTPEVVRLPPPPPPPPVAPQAKIINKASTFLVRKVAKPQPVPVPVPTKVVKSAPQAPIITISKRKIVRQGVVKTTTPVPAPPQVAAVSATIVPTPAKRTKYKLVRAISLTVTPWIKKRRSLREFVGQYALRRTNETGAVKKLSSKPLVLKRSINKSLSMVSLHGVMFKKTAKNKLTKLDSPRSMTTVKKAPAPSALTRTVKRNISGRTLFVSGNKFVLDPTGCRLTRVQTTSTSQLPLVNPSKMPRRRIDLGGLTYIASAKAQNVFIRTTNHLSRAHLMSARQRSLHMLNGSLVKTNVPCAIFQRLGKCAAHSRGKCRKLHDKRQVAICPRFLHGDCTKKDCLLSHNVSLEKMPVCRFYLRGVCVREDCPYLHKKLGRKAEICIEFLRGYCPLAAECNKRHEFICPEVERNGKCEVASCPICKQKPKALTKTKSEPKPRVKSNIVKLTEEVTNPPEAPSSSRYFKQEDDKAVIDPTSEHANVDNTNDLDKQTSQDVDDDDDEDEDEACADVSGLQRRPKLGMLPAFIPLGNEE; from the exons ATGCTTCCCCACCTGAACGCCGAGGAAAGTCTGCCGCCCAGCACACGGAAAGTGTATATAAATCCGAATTTTCACAGCCAACAAGTGGCACGAGCAGCGTTTTCGCTGCAAGGTCATATTACGCACTCACATCAATTTCAGAACCACATACCACCGCCGATCTCAGCATTGAGCCAGCCACCAGCCATACACGTCAACCCACACTTTCTGCAACGCCAACATGCAATGTTTGAGCACTATCAAATGCAACAGATGCAACAGATGCAGCTTCAACAGGTCCCTGTGCCTGTTATGCCATATTATCCACCAATAGCAGCAGAGCCCACTCCTGAGGTGGTAAGgttgccgccgccgccgccgcctccaCCAGTGGCTCCTCAGGCCAAGATCATTAACAAAGCCAGCACTTTCCTGGTACGAAAAGTGGCAAAGCCACAGCCTGTTCCAGTACCTGTTCCAACAAAAGTAGTAAAATCTGCTCCACAAGCTCCCATAATTACGATATCCAAGAGGAAAATTGTACGACAGGGTGTGGTCAAGACCACTACACCAGTTCCAGCTCCACCTCAAGTTGCAGCAGTATCAGCAACCATAGTACCAACTCCTGCCAAGCGCACCAAATACAAACTGGTGCGTGCAATCTCCCTGACAGTGACACCCTGGATCAAGAAAAGACGTTCCTTGAGAGAATTTGTCGGCCAATATGCCTTAAGGCGTACGAATGAAACAGGAGCGGTCAAAAAATTAAG TTCAAAGCCTCTTGTGCTAAAGCGAAGCATAAACAAATCGCTGAGCATGGTTAGCCTCCATGGAGTGATGTTCAAAAAGACAGCTAAAAATAAGCTAACTAAACTGGATTCCCCCAGATCGATGACGACGGTGAAAAAAGCCCCAGCACCTTCCGCTTTAACAAGAACTGTAAAACGAAACATTTCCGGTCGTACATTATTTGTAAGTGGCAATAAATTTGTCCTGGATCCCACGGGCTGTCGTCTGACCAGAGTGCAGACTACATCCACGTCCCAACTGCCATTGGTGAATCCCAGTAAAATGCCACGGCGTCGTATCGATCTTGGTGGACTCACTTATATAGCCTCCGCCAAGGCTCAAAATGTTTTCATACGCACCACAAATCATTTATCGCGCGCCCATTTGATGTCCGCCAGGCAAAGGAGTTTGCATATGCTCAACGGATCGTTGGTGAAGACAAATGTACCCTGTGCCATTTTCCAACGATTAGGCAAGTGTGCTGCCCATAGTCGAGGAAAGTGCCGCAAATTGCATGATAAACGACAAGTAGCCATCTGTCCAAG ATTTCTCCACGGCGATTGTACGAAAAAGGACTGTCTGCTCTCTCATAATGTATCCCTTGAAAAGATGCCTGTTTGTCGGTTTTATCTACGCGGTGTTTGTGTCAGAGAGGATTGTCCCTATCTGCACAAAAAACTTGGACGAAAGGCAGAGATCTGCATTGAATTCCTGCGTGGATATTGTCCGCTTGCTGCCGAG TGCAATAAACGTCATGAATTTATCTGCCCTGAAGTGGAGCGGAACGGCAAATGTGAAGTGGCCAGTTGCCCCATATGTAAGCAGAAGCCAAAGGCTTTGACCAAAACCAAATCTGAACCCAAGCCAAGGGTCAAAAGCAATATTGTGAAACTAACAGAGGAGGTAACAAATCCTCCAGAAGCGCCCAGTAGTTCGCGTTATTTCAAGCAGGAAGATGACAAAGCAGTGATAGATCCCACCTCAGAGCATGCTAATGTAGATAATACCAATGATTTAGACAAACAAACTTCCCAAGatgtcgacgacgacgatgacgaggATGAGGACGAGGCATGTGCGGATGTAAGTGGTCTACAAAGACGTCCTAAACTGGGAATGCTGCCCGCATTTATACCTCTCGGCAACGAGGAATAG
- the LOC6645947 gene encoding uncharacterized protein LOC6645947: MAAENYHLKWDSHLSYLNTSISTLYKNEKFADVVLYSSYSNSGITSDIPTVGISAHKFILSSCSQFFATMFETAPITSPNGVLYVVLPPDLSHRAIQILVQYMYSGEATVSNDILNEVLRGGEILKIRGLCRTSASSGSSTATTTSHHPHSHPHSVQQQREPSAMYVSNGTQRSTLPPPPPMSTQLPGDIYGGSKPSSSSGSSSGRYTLEHHHPQSHPAHQHPHSHHHHHQQFRGLGASVMPKDSPVIVKSPKMAAHAGLLSVASSSKLGISVNKEVAIDPEDKCCYPGGSQVETQPPTAATVVGTSASGPVPPPPMSICTEVGCSSCPMTTTGPVPEAAEAVLRRPEYEEPPICERDGLDALVYERRLRRESACDRAHDYYDAPPHFDHVVPPRLATTPPPHPHSFLTIKQEPTDWSQNPPPTAANANNNNHDETPLLSPKQPLDFKMSAVKLEVNRDRVTPQDESEEHTLRDYNNFKQLLVCEICQKSFEDTKTLVRHLGTHATEPGAGQNVMTGSASSSGSTQASSNANNNLALRALKTYVPAKKRRRVSQQENNMDHVTLLCDLCTTSFETPAEWVRHMNSQHTEIELAMFNSKKDGEQKGGPSSNSSSSTVSQPKYAGSGSGSSSSCSSNRTSSHRGSYGNMKATASPSPSPGLMTT; encoded by the exons ATGGCCGCCGAGAACTATCACCTTAAATGGGACTCGCATTTGTCCTACTTGAACACTTCCATTTCCACATTATACAA aaatgaaaaatttgccGATGTGGTGCTATATAGCTCGTATAGCAACAGTGGCATCACCTCGGATATACCCACGGTTGGCATATCGGCGCACAAATTTATACTGAGCTCGTGCAGCCAGTTCTTTGCCACAATGTTTGAGACGGCACCGATTACCTCGCCAAATGGTGTGCTATATGTTGTTCTTCCGCCCGATCTTAGCCATCGGGCTATACAGATCCTGGTGCAGTATATGTACAGCGGCGAGGCCACCGTCTCCAATGACATTCTCAACGAGGTTTTGCGCGGCGGAGAGATTTTAAAGATTCGTGGACTATGTCGTACCAGCGCTTCCAGTGGCAGCAGCACAGCAACCACAACGTCGCATCATCCGCACTCGCATCCGCATAGTGTACAGCAGCAGCGTGAGCCCAGTGCCATGTATGTGTCCAATGGAACGCAGCGTTCAACGTTGCCCCCGCCACCGCCGATGAGCACACAGCTTCCGGGGGATATATACGGCGGGAGCAAGCCGAGCAGCAGTAGCGGCAGCAGCTCTGGTCGGTACACCCTCGAGCATCATCATCCACAGTCGCATCCAGCACACCAGCATCCGCACTCGcaccaccatcatcatcagcaattTCGCGGCCTCGGCGCTTCCGTAATGCCAAAGGACAGTCCTGTGATTGTCAAATCGCCCAAAATGGCAGCCCATGCGGGACTGTTGAGTGtggccagcagcagcaagttGGGTATATCTGTGAACAAGGAGGTGGCCATTGATCCCGAGGATAAGTGCTGCTATCCCGGTGGCAGTCAAGTTGAAACGCAACCACCAACCGCGGCCACAGTTGTCGGAACATCAGCGTCGGGACCAGTGCCCCCGCCACCCATGTCGATTTGTACTGAAGTCGGATGCAGCAGTTGTCCCATGACTACCACGGGGCCGGTCCCAGAGGCAGCGGAGGCTGTATTGCGTCGTCCGGAGTATGAGGAACCACCGATCTGTGAGCGAGATGGTCTTGATGCTTTGGTCTATGAGCGACGTCTGCGTCGGGAAAGTGCCTGCGATAGGG CTCACGACTACTATGATGCTCCGCCGCATTTCGATCATGTGGTCCCGCCTCGTCTGGCCACCACACCGCCACCACATCCGCACAGTTTCCTTACCATTAAACAAGAGCCAACTGATTGGTCCCAAAACCCACCACCAACAGCAGCCAATGCCAATAACAACAATCATGACGAGACGCCACTTTTGTCGCCGAAGCAGCCACTGGATTTTAAGATGAGTGCCGTCAAATTGGAGGTGAATCGCGACCGTGTCACGCCGCAGGATGAGTCCGAAGAGCATACACTTCGCGACTACAACAATTTCAAGCAATTGCTGGTGTGTGAAATATGCCAGAAGTCCTTTGAGGATACCAAAACGTTGGTACGCCATTTGGGCACACACGCCACAGAGCCAGGAGCAGGCCAAAATGTGATGACAGGGTcagccagcagcagcggaAGTACCCAAGCCAGCAGCAATGCGAACAATAATCTCGCTCTGCGTGCCCTAAAAACCTATGTGCCGGCAAAGAAACGGCGGCGGGTATCG CAACAAGAGAATAATATGGATCATGTGACCCTGCTATGCGACTTGTGCACCAC CTCCTTTGAAACGCCAGCGGAATGGGTACGCCATATGAACAGCCAACATACGGAAATCGAACTTGCCATGTTCAATAGCAAGAAGGATGGCGAGCAGAAGGG CGGccccagcagcaacagcagctctTCCACAGTGTCACAGCCAAAGTATGCCGGCTCCGGCTCCGGCTCAAGCTCTAGCTGCAGCTCCAATCGTACGTCCTCCCATCGTGGCAGCTATGGCAACATGAAGGCAACTGCCTCACCCTCACCCTCACCTGGCCTGATGACCACCTAA
- the LOC6645944 gene encoding pyrimidodiazepine synthase isoform X1, whose protein sequence is MSSIPLKHFKKGTPKPELPEDGILRFYSMRFCPYSQRVRLVLEAKKIPHHKIYIDLSEKPEWYTDFSPLGKVPAIQLPGLKGQPALVESLVIAEYLDDQYPGEGPLFPKDPLQKAQDRILIERLAPAVSAVYPVLFTKNPSPDALTNFENALEVFEVEITKRGTPYFAGQKIGIVDYMIWPWFERFPALKYTLPEKYELDSKRFKNLLKWRDLVAQDESVKKTELDAQIHAKFMRTRHANEPNYDVAFEPL, encoded by the exons ATGTCCAGTATTCCACTAAAACATTTCAAGAAGG gtACACCCAAGCCAGAGCTACCCGAGGATGGCATTTTGCGCTTTTACTCGATGCGCTTTTGTCCTTACTCGCAACGCGTCCGCTTGGTGCTGGAGGCCAAGAAGATTCCCCATCACAAGATCTACATTGACTTGAGCGAGAAACCGGAGTGGTATACAGATTTCAGTCCCTTGGGCAAAGTGCCGGCCATTCAATTGCCGGGCTTAAAGGGTCAACCTGCTCTGGTTGAATCGCTGGTTATTGCCGAATACCTGGACGATCAATATCCAGGCGAAGGTCCACTTTTCCCCAAGGATCCATTACAAAAGGCTCAAGACAGGATATTGATTGAACGCCTGGCGCCAGCTGTGTCTGCTGTCTATCCAGTTTTATTCACAAAGAACCCATCGCCGGATGCTTTGACCAATTTCGAGAACGCTTTGGAGGTCTTCGAGGTGGAGATCACGAAACGTGGAACGCCATATTTTGCAGGCCAAAAGATTGGCATTGTCGACTACATGATCTGGCCATGGTTCGAGCGTTTCCCGGCCCTAAAGTATACCCTGCCCGAAAAATACGAGCTAGACAGCAAGCGATTCAAGAATCTATTAAAGTGGCGGGATTTGGTGGCCCAGGACGAATCTGTAAAGAAAACGGAGCTGGATGCCCAGATTCATGCCAAATTTATGCGGACACGTCACGCCAACGAACCCAACTATGATGTAGCGTTCGAGCCATTGTAG
- the LOC6645907 gene encoding pseudouridylate synthase 7 homolog, producing the protein MGKDRGRGQRKFHSKPYNKNNWRGQKKERTERQPRQGNKPPFQQKATLREHEVGITEFTNPEAPGFTGILKSRFSDFHVNEIDADGRVLVLNDTTVPKVAIEHVEPEELAKWREELESVTGPEVWQKIVKLAEAKYDATSEQKIEIDATKLDKEQRTRIHQTLKQLYKGKLVSTTVAQEPAKPEEQQVAADVEGKKNIRILKPKPGRSDNRWNFPTEFVSFLVHKTNIDTSEVAAILASRLNLRPSQVNYCGTKDKRAKTTQSFSIKRRTPENIVQAARSIRNVHIGNFSFIQATHKLGDLQGNRFRIALRHIAKERRADIELSLESLKQRGFINYYGLQRFGNSSSVPTYEVGVALLKRDYKLACELILKPRDNDVEFMRSIRQEWWEKRDSAAAAEKIHGDKFIEKKILDGLAKFGEHDYAAALRQIPRNMLLLYPHAYQSFIFNRIASRRIKEFGLKLIPGDLVYADQEDSIMEVEEKIEAPDAENVDEDVSMEEEESAFKRKVKPINESDIASGKYKLTDVVLPLPGHDITYPSNDSGLWYEQMLNEVGLSSELLKHKDKTYALGGAYRKLIIQPENLKWNFRFYQTPEDTLIASDWELLKKIETTSEPSIAEAKYMALILEFSLPTAAYATMLLRELFKQDTSTATQMQLEHEAMMSKEEEIAKGKEECVKADASLTPTPTPTPTPTTTTPTLAPNPSSASDAANATAASSPAADPTATASATELASN; encoded by the exons ATGGGTAAGGACCGCGGAAGAGGTCAGCGAAAATTTCACTCCAAGccatacaacaaaaataattggCGGGGCCAGAAAAAGGAGCGTACCGAACGTCAACCGCGGCAAGGCAACAA GCCTCCATTTCAGCAAAAAGCCACACTGCGAGAGCACGAGGTTGGCATTACGGAATTTACAAATCCCGAGGCTCCTGGCTTTACCGGCATTCTCAAATCAAGATTTTCCGACTTTCACGTCAACGAAATTGATGCCGATGGTCGTGTGCTGGTCCTAAATGATACCACAGTGCCTAAGGTGGCAATTGAAC ATGTGGAGCCCGaagaattagcaaaatggcgCGAGGAGTTGGAATCTGTCACAGGACCTGAAGTTTGGCAAAAGATAGTCAAGTTGGCCGAGGCCAAATACGATGCAACAAGTGAGCAAAAAATAGAGATTGATGCCACCAAATTGGACAAAGAGCAGCGCACTCGAATACATCAGACCTTGAAACAATTGTACAAAGGCAAACTAGTGTCTACCACTGTGGCGCAGGAACCGGCTAAGCCGGAAGAGCAACAAGTGGCAGCAGACGTAGAGGGAAAAAAGAACATTCGCATATTAAAACCTAAGCCAGGACGAA gCGACAATCGGTGGAACTTTCCAACAGAGTTTGTGAGCTTTTTGGTTCATAAGACCAATATAGATACCAGTGAGGTGGCCGCCATTCTTGCCAGTCGACTCAA CCTTCGTCCATCGCAGGTCAATTATTGTGGCACGAAGGATAAGCGTGCCAAAACCACCCAAAGCTTTTCAATTAAACGCCGTACACCCGAAAACATTGTTCAGGCAGCTCGTTCCATTCGAAATGTTCACATTGGCAACTTTAGTTTCATACAGGCAACTCACAAGTTGGGAGATCTGCAGGGCAATCGTTTTCGTATCGCTTTGCGCCACATAGCCAAAGAACGACGTGCCGATATTGAGTTATCGCTCGAGTCGCTGAAGCAGCGAGGATTCATCAACTATTATGGTCTTCAAAGATTTGGCAATAGCTCCTCAGTGCCCACCTATGAAGTTGGTGTGGCCCTTCTAAAACGTGACTACAAGCTGGCCTGTGAGCTGATCCTAAAGCCGCGTGACAATGATGTGGAATTCATGCGATCCATTAGACAAGAGTGGTGGGAGAAACGCGATTCAGCGGCTGCAGCAGAAAAGATCCATGGCGACAAATTTATCGAAAAGAAGATTTTGGATGGTCTGGCCAAGTTTGGAGAGCATGATTATGCAGCAGCCTTAAGGCAGATTCCCAGAAATATGTTGCTGTTGTATCCACATGCCTATCAGAGTTTCATTTTTAATCGCATAGCATCTAGAAGGATTAAGGAATTTGGTTTGAAGCTAATACCAGGAGATCTAGTCTACGCCGATCAGGAAGACTCCATTATGGAAGTGGAGGAGAAAATTGAAGCACCAGATGCTGAAAACGTTGACGAAGACGTTTCAATGGAGGAGGAGGAATCGGCTTTTAAGCGCAAAGTGAAACCGATTAACGAATCGGATATAGCCAGTGGTAAATATAAACTCACTGATGTAGTTCTGCCCCTGCCAGGACATGATATAACCTATCCTAGCAATGATTCTGGTCTATGGTATGAGCAAATGCTGAATGAAGTTGGACTATCATCAGAGTTATTGAAGCACAAGGATAAAACTTATGCCCTAGGAGGAGCCTATCGCAAATTAATCATTCAACCCGAAAATTTGAAATGGAATTTTCGATTCTATCAAACCCCAGAAGATACCTTAATTGCATCCGACTGGGAGCTGCTTAAGAAAATTGAAACAACCTCGGAGCCATCGATAGCGGAAGCCAAGTATATGGCTCTGATATTGGAATTCTCATTGCCCACGGCTGCCTATGCTACCATGTTACTGCGAGAATTATTCAAACAAGACACATCCACAGCCACACAAATGCAATTGGAACATGAGGCAATGATGAGTAAGGAAGAAGAAATAGCTAAAGGAAAAGAGGAATGTGTAAAGGCGGATGCCAGCCtgacacccacacccacacccacacccacgccaacaacaacaacacccaCTCTCGCGCCCAACCCCTCCAGTGCCAGTGATGCCGCCAACGCTACAGCCGCCTCTTCCCCTGCTGCCGACCCCACAGCCACGGCCAGTGCCACTGAGCTGGCGTCGAATTGA
- the LOC6645945 gene encoding pyrimidodiazepine synthase: MSNGRHLAKGSPPPEVPEDGILRLYSMRFCPFAQRVHLVLDAKQIPYHSIYINLTEKPDWLYDKNPQGKVPALELVREPGPPVLTESLLICEYLDEQYPLRPLYPRDPLKKVQDKLLIESFNPVLGAFFKASDGGDMEPFWSGLDVYEKELGRRETLFFGGEQTGILDYMIWPWLERLELLKLQRGEDYNYDKQRFPQLTQWLERMKRDAAVMAFYMEAEVQAEFLRTRSAGKPNYNLLVKDA, encoded by the exons ATGAGCAACGGCAGACATTTGGCTAAGG GTTCCCCTCCGCCGGAGGTTCCGGAGGATGGCATCTTGCGTTTGTATTCCATGCGCTTCTGCCCATTTGCGCAGCGAGTGCATCTTGTGCTGGATGCCAAACAGATACCCTATCACAGCATCTACATTAATCTCACAGAGAAACCAGATTGGCTGTACGACAAGAATCCTCAGGGTAAGGTGCCAGCTTTGGAATTGGTGCGTGAACCGGGTCCACCAGTGTTGACTGAATCGTTGCTCATATGCGAGTACCTGGACGAGCAGTATCCACTGCGTCCACTCTATCCGCGGGATCCGCTCAAAAAGGTGCAGGACAAATTATTGATTGAAAGCTTTAATCCGGTTCTGGGTGCGTTCTTTAAAGCATCTGATGGCGGCGACATGGAGCCTTTCTGGTCCGGTTTGGATGTTTATGAGAAGGAGCTAGGTCGTCGGGAAACATTATTTTTCGGGGGCGAACAAACGGGCATCTTGGATTACATGATATGGCCTTGGCTGGAACGTTTGGAGTTGCTAAAGTTGCAACGTGGCGAGGACTATAACTACGATAAGCAACGCTTTCCCCAGCTG ACACAATGGCTGGAGCGTATGAAACGGGATGCCGCTGTGATGGCCTTCTACATGGAAGCCGAGGTGCAAGCGGAATTTTTGCGCACACGCAGCGCCGGCAAACCCAACTACAATCTCCTGGTGAAAGATGCTTGa